AGctagaaatataaagaaatttgtattgaGAAACTGCTAAAAGCCAACCttcgaaagaaagaaaagctcGAAATTATGAAAGTGAAAACACGTGCCCACGCGCGCGTAAGGATACTGTGAGATATCAGTCGCGAAATTTAAGCTTgtttttaggaaaaaaaatgaaataaaagaattaatactTTGCGTTTCTATTCCTAAATAaatcgattataaaaattaaaaaatttaaataactcaattatttatgctaattcttttgtattattttttatattatgtttgtttattttgtattgtgtaatatgtacacacacacacacacacacacacacacacacgcgcgcgcgcgcgcgcacacatattataatattttagcagAGAGTTATATCATTCATAATGGTGTttcaaattgcattatttgatctaataatttattatttgttaaatttacgtaaaaattgacaaatagTTTACAAATAAGTttacaatattcttttattacaaacatattataaaaccacattaaaacttgcaaatatttgttgtttaaataaataatcttgtgCTAAAAAGTTCTGGCAGACTTATCGATTTGCAAACATCTTTAGTAGTTAGAAATCCATTAAGAAAGTTCAACAATTCTACAAATTTGATCATTACGTCCTAaaacgataatatttaataaaagttgaaaacCCAAAAATAATCACAttgttgtttaaaattatttatattatatcatattatattatttatataacgcAAGGGTAATAAAATTCCATTTACTTGCAAACTAACTATCATACTTtaactatatataaattattaacttttttttaaagtaaattttggATTCTTTTTTGATGGTATTTAAGTatgtttactttataaaagaatataaaatatgtttgtaattttaatgtaaacataatagaaataaatttaaatattttgcaaagaactaagatattttaaatatttccattctaaaaataacattGCGTGCATCACATATAGCTAATGTCAATCTGTGCGTGTAAGTGCAATTATTATGCGTTAataaacgcaaaaattaataatttaatcttggGCGCAAATAATCTTGGACCTCTTGTTGACTGATTATTACTGCTTGACTTTAATGATGCAGAAAATAACacttgaattttaaataagaaagcttgattcataaaaatataattcttattcattaatatttcacaatattaaaacatagaaaatattagtaaaaaaatatttaaataaacacgaAAAATTAATCTATCCATTACAAACTATCCATTTAGGAATTTCAAGACCCAGGACGTTCTCATTTCGATTGTGTTTTTGCAATCGTCCAGCATCGAGTATTCTCGCGGCGATCTATCGATCAAGATCGCTGGACTCCTGTAGATCCCTCGAAatttctctccttttctttACCTGGGGCCCCCACAGTTCGGTTGATTTTCTTGACATTTGTAAGCCGCCTCACGTCCCGTTGTAACGACGCGGCCAATACCGAGTGCACGCGGCGTGCGCGAGTTACACGAGAGTCGAGCAGAGAAAGTGAGTCTCGTATACATGAATGTCACAGGTCAAAATCCACTTGGTGTATGCGGATCTACGAGCGAACGAGTAAACGCGACATACGAACGAGTGAGTACGCTACATCGAGTTGCGTCGAGTGTACGTAATAATTGCTACAGCTTGTACGTCATGAGAGTAGGATCTTTCGTCCTCGGATTCTTTTTTTGATCCTGGCGAAAGTTGGTAGCCGGACTCTGTTTTGCATGCGTCCTACACAAAACACTCGTACGCGTGATTCCTTAACACGCCCGATttcattttaaagaaattttattcattttgtatatattttttcgcaaattaagattttatacTCGAGCAACCGAAggatataaattctaaaaacatatattaaaaataattttgcaaaactttataattacagataagaataataaatacattttttatattttattaagtcaaaatttatataaaaatttttatataattaaaatattaagaatatttttcctGTCAAAAGAGattgtaaataaacatttcgttaaaaataataaaagttaagatTACATAAAATTGGATTATAGAAGAAATGATActggaatttatttaaattatatagtaccattatatgaaatattactttGACAAGATGTCACTTGTACAACTTTGTCACAAAGTaacaattctataaaaaaaaaatctataataacaATCATATAATCTTGCATTTtagtttctataaattttcagaGCAATAGTTtgatttgcatattttattatttcctaaGTGCAACCTGCCAAACCACAGTAAATACCATAAACTCGTTTTGCGATAACGTTACGCTAGTGCtaaaattacatacttttttaaCGTTCGTGAGCGACAGCACGAATTGCCGTGGTGTTTCATATAATGTTTCGgcttgatatttttctccTCAACCAAGAAAGTCATTTTCTAAGGATGTGATCTGCATAAGAGCAATTGCGTACTATAAGCTGTAGCTGTCATGCATCTGACAAAACGGCATCATTTTTTCGTGACTCTTGTAACATTTATCGGtctgtaatttacaattatacgTCATATCgtgttatatatttgaaactttTCCTATactcttcaattttttcatgacATAAATATCCCAGTTATCttcccatttaaaattttatttcatttaaaatttaatggaaTAAATATGTTCCGcacactatttttttaaaataaaaaagaagaacgacaatataaatataatatatatattttttttatttagtatacATTCTAACTTTAAAACATAAtccaataataataagaaatatgcaatttgtaaataacaatGAGTAACAAatgattaagaaaattttaataaaaaaggattatattatatattatattcgtaCTTTTCTTGTTAACCGAATTTGTgcaaagcataaaaaataaacagaaaacaaaataattatatattattttgtcaaagataaagcaaaattaaaaacaggcgttgatataaataaaaattgtaatatatataacatattctTTGCAGAATATTAGCCTTCTATATAATAGCTGTCTGCAGATCAGCTGAAGAGGAATATGATTACGAGGAAGAGGCGGCCGCACCGGTGACGTCGGTGCCGACGAAACCAGCAGGAGGTCGACTGGGAGGACTTTTGTCCTCGAGAGGACGTACTAATATTGCGAATAtagggaaaaaaaaaccaacagTAAgcctattattttttatacattagtGCCAcatgcaatatatgtaatatatgtaaaacgtattataaaaatgacaaaaaattagaTCCCTCCACGAAAAGAGctaatagttaatatttacatcGGCAGAAATCGGAAAGTTCAGTGAACTGAATGTTGCATCGACAGGCATGTGCCCTGTAGTCTCAATAGCAGTAGTGTTGGGTAGCCAGATTCAGCTCAGTAGTCAGGTTCGTGTTGCAATGGGTGCATTCAGTACTACAAGCGCTCACTAAGCAACTAAGTAGCAGTCGAATGTGATTAGTTTTTACCTTTGAATCCACCATGGATTCAAAGGTAAAAACTAATCACATCGACTATTACTTAGCCACTAAGTGAGCGCTTGTAGCACTAGATGCACCCAATATGTTCATTGTGTGCAATGAATATATGAGTCGAAAGCAAGATGTGAATCAGTGACAAAAGAGGGTCATTACATTTAGGTGATCCAAAAGACACAGTGTAAAGAAAGTAGCTGACTATGCTAATGTGTCACGCAGTACAATCAAACGTGTTTTTAGGCAGTGTGAATTGCGGTCGACGTCAAACCGGCGAGAGAACTGTAGTTGAAAGAAGTGCTCACAGACAGGAACCAACGCCGAGTGTCGCGCATAGTGTCAACCGCTTTGCAAGTAGGCAACAATTACTCCAAATTATCAATGCTGGCCCACACCAACCGATTTCAAAACGTACACTGAGAAGATAACTACATATCATGGATATGAGCACTCCGCAAAAGACCCCTGCTCATACGTGTGCACAAAGCAGTACGGTTCCAATGGGCTAAGCGCCACAAACACTGGACTGTAAAGGACTGGAAACGTGTCCATTGGTTTGATGAGTCACGTTTCTGCTTATACACTAGTGATGGTAGACGTAGAATGCATCATAGATCGAATAAAGCTTTCCATAAAGACTGTGTGCAAAGTGTGGTACAGGCTGGAGGAGGGTCCGTGATGTTGTGGGGGTgttttatacagggtgtctcaatAGCTATTAGCACCTTAATATCTTCGAATCTATAAggtttagagaaaaatgtatataaccAAAATTGCACGGTACAAAGGGGGCTATCATatgacgataataatttttatacaggtGGAGGCGCTTCGGAGATTTCAAGGTCAACTTCGTGTTTTTAAATGGAatgatatgttttttttacataatatgatttctctaattattctgcatataaaagtattaaggtaaagatatcgaaaaatcaatagtttacgagatattttacactttattcTGAAATGAAGTGAcaacgtttataaaaaatgttcgaAATGATAGCCATTATTATCAATGCAACACTGTATTCTTCTGATTATTGACTGTTTGCTCTTTTAATAGCATCGGGAGTTATTAACGTACAGGCTCTAATAATTCGTTGTTGCATGTCTTGAGATGTAGTTGGGTCATCTTTATAGACCATGTCCTTCAAGGTTccccataaaaaaaaatccagtGGTGTCAAGTCTGGTGAACGAGCTGGCCATACTACAGGACCCCCACGTCCAATCCAGcgatttgcaaatttttcattgaGTTTGTCTCTCGCAACGTATTGATAGATATCTCGTATTGATAGATATCTCGTATTGATAAATCAGTTAATCGTGCAAGATGTATTCATTTGAAGAACAAATTGACATGATCGTCATTTACTGTGaatgtcaaaaaaattcattgcgagcaaaaaatttatatgctgAACGATATCCTAATCGCACTCAGCCTGCGCgtcaaacatttaaaaatgtgtacgaTAAACTTAGACAAATCGGTAGCTTAGATACCCGTAAAAATAAACGTGAAAAGCGAATAACTCATGAAAGGAATGAAATCATGGTCCTCGCAATGGTGGCTCAAAATGAACTTAAAGCCTTTGGTTGAAGTGACTGTGCATTTAAACTAGCAGGGTTATATTTGATGTTTGGACGACCAAGTGTTATCTTTTATTCAGCATTTCAAGAAGGAATACATTCTGAATACCCCAATCTTCCAAGACGACAATTGCCGAGTGCACAAGGCTAAAACCGTCTGTGATTGGTACGACAAATATTCAGAGAGCTTCTCATACCTTGACTGGCCAGCAAAGTCCCCATAATTATGTCCTATTGAAAATCTGTGActacttgaaataaaaaataaaacgtcgATACAGACATCTGATCAATTTCGCACTTCAAGAGCAGCTGATGATCGAGTGGCTTCACATTGATGTCACCTACATCTGCACATTTATGGAGTCCATGCCGAAGAGAATTGCTACTGTGATTTGATCAAAAGGAGAAATAACGCGATATTAAATACGCTATTATgctaatacaatattaaatacgcTACTAGTAAGTGGGGTCTAATTTTTTGTCCGGtgacaaaaaattttgaaagtgtCGTTTACTGCAGTCTACTTTGTAAATATTCTTGTTAATTTTacggaaatttattaatacattgattttaataaacattaataaacataacaacatttaataaacataaacattaatttgtattttgcttaaatataatacttttaatacaaactgattaattaattataatcatattgaattaaatttttataatatctttattttttaataactaaatatatgaaataatttctcttcttatatttatgtatttttttctttttttaggtTCAATCAACAACATCAAAGCCGATAGAACAAGCACCTGAAGAAGATGAAATAGAAGGCGAAGACATGCTTGAAGAAAATGAGGAGCACAAAGCTCCTACGACAACAACTGAACCGTCTACAAAGAAACTTCGAAATAATAGTGGCGTTAGACCCTTCAGGTAATCACTTtgttaaacattttgtaaatattttacaacacaaGAGAAGAAATTTCAACACATATGCgcgatttaattttagatcTAACGAGGATCTTTTGGCTGCCTTAAAGAGGAGAAGAGCCCAGACCGGATCTAGTAGTCATCCACGAGAAACTAGTACGATACATTCTGCGGTAGAACACACTACAGCCAAGTCAAAGTAACGCAACATGGCAAAtagaatatgtatttatatttcacaacGAACGTACCAAACAATTGCATATGTTTCAGAGCTGTCACAAACAGTCGTAGCAAAGCCAGCACAAGTGGCGAGACAAAAACGTCAGGTCGTGCTAGATTCGGTGGAAGAGGAAGTAAAACTGTTCAAGAGGAAGTCGAGGAGACCCAGCGGGAGGAAATCCAAGTGAAACCCAAAGCCAGCTCCTATCGCAGGAGTGGTTAAATTAAATGGATTATCAATCTGtctaaatttattgatttcttAGAATACGAATTCTACGACGATCTATCAAAACGCTTAAAACTGTTACTTTTCACActgtaaaatgtaaagattCTATAAAACTCGAATTCTTACAATAAATGCCGCGAATCCCGAGCAAAAGCTCAATTTCTGCACGaactttaaatacaattaatactaaataaaGATTGTAATAAAAGACCGTGCACGATTCTTATGGAGAAACCGTGTTTGgtcaaattgtttaaatttttgatatgttATAGTTCGTGTGtcttttatc
The nucleotide sequence above comes from Linepithema humile isolate Giens D197 chromosome 4, Lhum_UNIL_v1.0, whole genome shotgun sequence. Encoded proteins:
- the LOC105679306 gene encoding uncharacterized protein isoform X1, coding for MQCEGECACVIKDISECNTYDYCGLGFGLWVVVIYLQSESVIYIERRGNSTRHSKVHSLRDCKWCTLLIPATVCLIFIPCGLVDGNSRPYREDTYHNHERALTSAEFFSPRAISIMKLTLFTILAFYIIAVCRSAEEEYDYEEEAAAPVTSVPTKPAGGRLGGLLSSRGRTNIANIGKKKPTVQSTTSKPIEQAPEEDEIEGEDMLEENEEHKAPTTTTEPSTKKLRNNSGVRPFRSNEDLLAALKRRRAQTGSSSHPRETSTIHSAVEHTTAKSKAVTNSRSKASTSGETKTSGRARFGGRGSKTVQEEVEETQREEIQVKPKASSYRRSG
- the LOC105679306 gene encoding uncharacterized protein isoform X2; the protein is MQCEGECACVIKDISECNTYDYCGLGFGLWVVVIYLQSESVIYIERRGNSTRHSKVHSLRDCKWCTLLIPATVCLIFIPCGLVDGNSRPYREDTYHNHERALTSAEFFSPRAISIMKLTLFTSAEEEYDYEEEAAAPVTSVPTKPAGGRLGGLLSSRGRTNIANIGKKKPTVQSTTSKPIEQAPEEDEIEGEDMLEENEEHKAPTTTTEPSTKKLRNNSGVRPFRSNEDLLAALKRRRAQTGSSSHPRETSTIHSAVEHTTAKSKAVTNSRSKASTSGETKTSGRARFGGRGSKTVQEEVEETQREEIQVKPKASSYRRSG